The window CTCCTATTGCTGAGGTATTGTGATTGAAAGACGCTGCGCTGGATTTACGTGAAATCGCACATGGTCTCTTTCTGCATTCTCTCGAGCAATGCGGTGTTGAGCAGGCTTTTGCGCGGAAGGTGAATCGCGTTTTAGGAGAGCACAATGAGAGCTTGTTAAAGCTTGGTGATGATGTGATTGATCTGGACGGCATTCGTCGTATTCGAGTTGTTGCTGTGGGTAAAGCAGCGTCGGGGATGTTGAACTCTTTGTTGCCGTTCTTCGACGGGCTGCCGAATTGCGACATCTCCGGCGTATTGATTACGAGCCATAAGCCATCGAACCTGCCGCCCGGCTTTCAGTTCTTTGCCGGTGGGCATCCCACCCCAAATCAAGCCTCGGTCGATGGAGCGAAAGCAGCTTTAGATCTTGTGCGTTCGTTGCGTGCGGATACGGTTGGGGATGCACTTTGTTTTTTTCTGGTTAGCGGAGGCGCATCCGCGATGATGGAGCTGCCGCTGGATCCTGCTATCTCACTCGAAGATGTTGTGAGCTTTTATCGGGAGTTAGTGCATAGCGGGGGGACGATTGCTGAGATCAACTGCATCCGTAAACATTTCTCAGCAATAAAGGGCGGCCGACTCGCGATGGAGGCCGATGGCTTATCGAGCTACTCCATCCTCGTGTCGGATGTTCCATCGGATCGCCTGGATTCGCTTGGATCCGGGCCAACACTTCCTGATACATCTACTGTCGAGGAGTGCAGCGAGTTGTTGGCGCGTTATGGCCTCATGGAGAGGTTTCCTGCTTCCGTCCGGCGTTTTTTTGCGTCGGAAGCGTTCTGTGAAACTCCTAAGCCGAAGCAGCTTCATGCACGCTTCCTGACACTACTATCTGCTGACGACACTGCGGTGATTGCGAAAGAACGCGCCGAGGAGGTTGGTTTCTATGCTGTCATCGACAATACATGTGATGACTGGGGCTATAGCGCTGCGGCCGAATCTTTGATTAATCACCTTCGTGAATTGAGGGGGGAGCATCCGCGGGTCTGTCTCGTCTCGTCAGGGGAAGTTACGGTTGAGCTACCAGGGCCTGCGGTGTTTCCTGATGAAGCGGGTGCGACTGAGAGGCGGGGAGTCGGGGGACGCAATCAGCATTTTGCACTCTATGTCGCGACGCTGTTGAAGGCTTCGGATGCGTCGGTAGTCGTTTTATCAGCTGGTACTGACGGTGTTGATGGGAATAGCTCGGCTGCGGGAGCGATTGTGGATGAGAAGACTCTTTATGGAGACGAGGAAAGTCTGATTCGCGCTCGTACGGCTCTACGCCACTTCGACTCGGGCACGTTTTTGCAAGAAGCAGGTCTGAGCATCGTGACTGGGCCTACAGGAAACAACCTTCGGGACCTGCGTATTTTGTTGGCAACAACTGCTTCATAAGAACAGATCTTTTTCTGCCACCGCGGCCAATGGATTGTGGGATCCGATGGATTGCTGCGAATACAGAGACGCGAGAGATGCCACTATTCACGCCAGAGCCTAAGTATTTTCTCTTTCTTGAGGATGTGATTAGTAAGGGTCAAGGCTGTTGTTGCAAATTTATTTCGTTGTTAGCTCAACTCAATTTCTCTACAACTTTTG is drawn from Edaphobacter lichenicola and contains these coding sequences:
- a CDS encoding glycerate kinase type-2 family protein, which produces MKDAALDLREIAHGLFLHSLEQCGVEQAFARKVNRVLGEHNESLLKLGDDVIDLDGIRRIRVVAVGKAASGMLNSLLPFFDGLPNCDISGVLITSHKPSNLPPGFQFFAGGHPTPNQASVDGAKAALDLVRSLRADTVGDALCFFLVSGGASAMMELPLDPAISLEDVVSFYRELVHSGGTIAEINCIRKHFSAIKGGRLAMEADGLSSYSILVSDVPSDRLDSLGSGPTLPDTSTVEECSELLARYGLMERFPASVRRFFASEAFCETPKPKQLHARFLTLLSADDTAVIAKERAEEVGFYAVIDNTCDDWGYSAAAESLINHLRELRGEHPRVCLVSSGEVTVELPGPAVFPDEAGATERRGVGGRNQHFALYVATLLKASDASVVVLSAGTDGVDGNSSAAGAIVDEKTLYGDEESLIRARTALRHFDSGTFLQEAGLSIVTGPTGNNLRDLRILLATTAS